The Chryseobacterium sp. 52 genome includes a region encoding these proteins:
- a CDS encoding lytic transglycosylase domain-containing protein, giving the protein MKTVFKNIFTGLMLAGTFVTMNGQFLAASDTSESSVKKYTNIINANKEIVEFIEYSLVQKGIPKHLRNLALIESHFNRNITSGAGAVGIWQFMTAHANQYGLTEQNRTDVYKSTKIAVISLANLYKKYGDWITVVAAYNCGEGNIAKAMQAAGSTQYHVFSKYLPGETINHVKKYLNACYATGELESVLNNYNSSRINKVFFTEGGSRKNSDSPLQETEINAGFNLDVIADELDVEVTEILAWNPGIVEELQKKGESPLYLPTDLMPDFLLRKNKILSRSIKEGSRMQQ; this is encoded by the coding sequence ATGAAAACCGTATTCAAAAATATCTTTACAGGACTCATGCTGGCAGGGACTTTTGTAACGATGAACGGACAGTTTCTTGCTGCTTCTGATACCTCGGAAAGCAGTGTGAAAAAGTATACGAATATCATCAATGCCAATAAAGAGATCGTTGAATTTATCGAATATTCATTGGTACAGAAAGGCATCCCTAAGCACCTCAGAAATCTTGCTCTGATTGAGTCGCATTTTAACAGGAATATTACCTCGGGAGCCGGTGCAGTGGGAATATGGCAGTTTATGACCGCCCATGCCAACCAATACGGGCTTACAGAGCAGAACCGTACAGATGTCTATAAAAGTACCAAAATAGCAGTAATTTCACTGGCGAATCTCTATAAAAAATATGGAGACTGGATTACTGTAGTGGCAGCTTATAACTGTGGCGAAGGAAATATTGCTAAAGCCATGCAGGCTGCGGGTTCTACCCAGTACCACGTATTTTCAAAATATCTGCCAGGAGAAACCATTAATCATGTTAAAAAATACCTCAATGCATGTTATGCCACCGGCGAGCTTGAAAGTGTTTTAAATAACTATAATTCTTCAAGGATTAATAAAGTATTCTTTACAGAAGGAGGAAGCCGTAAAAACAGTGATTCACCTTTGCAGGAGACAGAAATTAATGCAGGCTTTAATCTCGATGTTATTGCTGATGAGCTGGATGTAGAGGTGACTGAAATCCTTGCCTGGAACCCCGGAATTGTAGAAGAACTTCAGAAAAAGGGCGAAAGTCCTCTTTATCTTCCTACAGATCTGATGCCCGACTTTCTTCTAAGGAAAAATAAGATCCTTTCCCGTTCTATAAAAGAAGGAAGCCGTATGCAGCAGTAA
- the tssD gene encoding type VI secretion system tube protein TssD has translation MAANSRGILKFNNGGEQKLLKLNYSVSRSTDVSGRVASDPSNALIKVTVEATEKSDILESLLNGKYKPTTGEVTFNKSHEEGTLTTLKWENGYVIQHEVDFDAVDENSMLISFVISAEVITLGNSEYRGMWPLDGK, from the coding sequence ATGGCAGCAAATTCAAGAGGAATCTTAAAATTCAACAACGGAGGAGAGCAAAAATTATTAAAGCTTAACTACAGCGTATCAAGATCTACAGACGTTTCAGGACGTGTAGCATCAGATCCTTCTAATGCTCTTATCAAAGTGACAGTAGAAGCTACTGAAAAATCTGACATCCTTGAAAGCTTATTGAACGGAAAATATAAGCCTACAACAGGAGAAGTAACTTTCAACAAATCTCACGAAGAAGGTACATTAACTACCTTGAAATGGGAGAACGGATATGTAATTCAACACGAAGTAGACTTCGATGCTGTAGATGAAAACAGTATGCTGATCAGTTTCGTAATAAGCGCAGAGGTGATCACTCTTGGTAACTCTGAGTACCGCGGAATGTGGCCTTTAGACGGTAAATAA